A window of the Scleropages formosus chromosome 21, fSclFor1.1, whole genome shotgun sequence genome harbors these coding sequences:
- the LOC108918801 gene encoding zinc finger protein 800-like produces the protein MEEMDLDSAKTTRRPRKQHPRKVILVTSDATPSSQQSPTKNKYCQTEQQQHGPEPSEVWAAPKPPVDVMEPGDPPLLQKQLHTSKSGIQQIIECFRSGTAELKRILLKEVDTIFECRQCRSLFRGLPNLVTHKEFYCFTRPNETDDTCPEKQCQAVNELLKAIYPQTDMTGYTVQLEPIEGNQNAVFQTLTTEHNQNQHAEQNSSKQEPATGPVSVISGSVEQVAEENLEQSGDSVAVAELGQETFVNPKGQEPKRKKPIQETLAGPKGKRPIRETLAGPKGKKPTQETHVDPTNLKPSQEACVEPTGKQPNLEARVEPTGKKPNLEARVEPTGKRPNLEARVEPTGKKPNLEARVEPTGQKPSYETCVEPKSKCKTKRSKPAPSSDEEEECNKEGTTSKEEKVRISCCLCGKEFSTRRSVGHHCLKVHKKNIEELRKCTETHTVPVSLVSIVQNQSCGPLDTVGYDCSVCNKSFTTEVGMRRHFDKEHHSLPQDAANKPTEMVSLKGRPSLPAVPEAEKSQSAGMCCLCRRSYKTDMVLVKHMHAYHKIAPAKCWDITSKPHQSDLLMSMSPFLSGQQNALPQADKSLSAHTCLLCKRNIKSKMILIRHMRVFHKIHMIKGGDVATKPGKLILRKTTSATSSQQDSCPQAENRRCSMCKRTFKTEWVLSRHMRVFHKINAVKKRSSLSQRASNAKTNLGEVEDPTDAAKDGAREVARENKVRQQNSSSKLHKSKLELVFDLEQHYCKLCKRQFSSRANLNKHIGLHLDGNNLFIKFFPCPQCSYETRRKRDVLRHLSVVHKKPSHYLEKVTARLDSQVIKKPASVVLKLSKKRAAKQVAATSVTRSGALATRKREVITRSSSTLEATKVRVTKDLSLYTCDLCGRAFARKSHLQSHRRSHRAPSLQEQSGRRTRSKADL, from the exons ATGGAGGAAATGGACCTGGATTCAGCAAAGACGACTCGTCGGCCACGCAAGCAG CATCCCAGGAAAGTGATCTTGGTGACCTCAGATGCCACACCCAGCTCACAGCAGAGCCCAACCAAAAACAAGTACTGCCAAACTGAGCAGCAACAACATGGGCCTGAGCCATCTGAGGTGTGGGCAGCCCCTAAACCTCCAG TGGACGTCATGGAGCCTGGGGACCCTCCCCTACTCCAGAAGCAGCTGCATACCTCCAAATCTGGGATTCAGCAGATCATTGAATGCTTCCGCTCTG GCACTGCAGAGCTCAAGCGCATCCTACTGAAGGAGGTTGACACCATCTTTGAATGCAGACAGTGTCGTAGCCTCTTCCGTGGCTTACCCAACTTAGTGACACACAAGGAGTTCTACTGTTTTACCAGGCCAAATGAGACTGATG ATACCTGTCCAGAGAAACAGTGCCAGGCTGTAAATGAGCTTCTAAAGGCCATATACCCACAAACAGATATGACAGGTTATACAGTCCAACTGGAACCTATAGAAGGAAATCAGAATGCTGTTTTCCAGACTTTAACTACAGAGCACAACCAGAATCAACATGCAGAGCAGAACTCTTCAAAACAAGAGCCTGCAACTGGACCAGTCTCAGTGATCTCGGGTTCTGTGGAACAGGTTGCAGAAGAAAATTTGGAACAGTCAGGTGATTCAGTGGCTGTGGCAGAACTTGGCCAAGAAACATTTGTGAACCCCAAAGGCCAAGAGCCCAAACGCAAAAAGCCTATCCAGGAGACACTTGCTGGGCCCAAAGGCAAAAGGCCTATCCGGGAAACACTTGCTGGACCAAAAGGCAAAAAGCCTACTCAGGAGACACATGTTGATCCCACAAACCTAAAGCCTAGCCAGGAGGCATGTGTTGAACCCACAGGTAAACAGCCCAACTTGGAAGCACGTGTTGAACCCACAGGTAAAAAGCCCAACCTGGAAGCACGTGTTGAACCCACAGGTAAAAGGCCCAACCTGGAAGCACGTGTTGAACCCACAGGTAAAAAGCCCAACCTGGAAGCACGTGTTGAACCCACAGGCCAAAAGCCTAGCTATGAAACATGTGTTGAACCCAAAAGCAAGTGTAAAACTAAACGGTCAAAACCAGCACCCTCCtctgatgaagaagaagaatgcaATAAAGAGGGCACAActagcaaagaagaaaaagtgagaATCTCCTGCTGCTTGTGTGGGAAGGAATTTAGCACTCGACGTAGTGTGGGACACCACTGCCTCAAGGttcacaaaaagaacattgaGGAGTTGAGGAAATGCACTGAAACGCACACTGTACCAGTCAGTCTGGTGTCCATTGTTCAAAATCAGTCATGTGGTCCCTTGGATACTGTGGGTTATGACTGCTCCGTGTGCAACAAATCATTCACCACTGAGGTTGGTATGCGGCGTCATTTTGACAAGGAGCACCACAGTCTGCCTCAGGATGCTGCAAATAAACCTACGGAGATGGTGTCTCTGAAGGGTCGACCCTCTCTCCCTGCTGTCCCGGAGGCAGAAAAAAGCCAGTCAGCAGGCATGTGCTGCTTATGCAGAAGAAGCTACAAGACGGACATGGTTCTGGTAAAACATATGCATGCCTACCACAAGATCGCTCCGGCTAAGTGTTGGGACATCACATCTAAGCCTCACCAGTCAGACTTGCTGATGTCCATGTCCCCTTTTCTCTCTGGTCAACAAAATGCTCTTCCCCAGGCAGATAAAAGCCTGTCGGCACACACGTGCTTACTGTGCAAGAGAAACATCAAGTCTAAGATGATTCTGATAAGACACATGCGTGTTTTCCACAAGATCCACATGATTAAGGGTGGGGATGTCGCCACAAAGCCTGGGAAGTTAATCTTACGGAAGACCACGTCTGCTACATCCAGTCAACAAGATTCTTGTCCTCAGGCTGAAAACAGGAGGTGCTCCATGTGCAAGAGGACCTTCAAAACAGAGTGGGTTTTGAGCAGACACATGCGTGTCTTCCACAAGATCAACGCCGTTAAAAAGAGATCCTCGCTGTCTCAACGAGCCTCCAATGCCAAAACTAATTTGGGGGAGGTAGAGGACCCCACAGACGCAGCGAAAGATGGCGCAAGAGAGGTGGCGAGGGAAAACAAGGTCAGGCAGCAGAACAGTAGCTCTAAGCTCCACAAGTCCAAGCTGGAGCTGGTGTTTGACCTTGAGCAGCACTACTGCAAGCTGTGCAAGCGTCAGTTCTCTTCGAGGGCAAACCTGAACAAACACATTGGCCTGCACTTGGATGGCAACAACCTTTTCATCAAGTTCTTTCCCTGCCCCCAGTGTAGCTACGAGACGCGGCGCAAACGAGATGTTCTGCGCCACTTGAGTGTGGTTCACAAGAAGCCTTCGCACTACCTGGAAAAGGTCACCGCCAGATTAGACAGCCAGGTAATAAAGAAGCCAGCCAGTGTGGTCCTCAAGTTGAGCAAGAAACGCGCAGCAAAGCAGGTTGCCGCTACCAGCGTAACGAGATCTGGGGCCCTTGCCACTCGAAAGCGTGAAGTCATCACAAGGTCCAGCTCCACCTTGGAAGCAACCAAGGTCAGAGTTACCAAGGATTTGTCCCTCTACACGTGTGATTTATGTGGGCGGGCCTTTGCCAGAAAGAGTCACCTACAGTCCCATAGGAGGAGCCACAGGGCCCCCTCCCTTCAGGAACAATCGGGCCGGAGGACTCGATCCAAGGCTGACCTTTG A